One window from the genome of Cyclobacterium amurskyense encodes:
- a CDS encoding HIT family protein: MPTIFTKIINREIPGYIVAEDEQHIAFLDIMPLVKGHVLVVPKQEVDYIYDLEDDLYSSLHLFAKKVAKAQESVIKCTRIGVAVIGLEVPHVHIHLVPLRSMDDINFSRPKLQLEKSEMEEIASKIKLAFDQGN, translated from the coding sequence ATGCCTACTATTTTCACAAAGATAATCAATAGAGAAATTCCAGGATACATTGTTGCTGAGGATGAGCAACATATCGCTTTTTTAGATATAATGCCATTGGTAAAAGGCCACGTGCTCGTGGTGCCAAAACAAGAAGTTGATTATATCTATGATCTGGAGGATGATTTGTATTCTAGTCTTCACCTTTTTGCCAAGAAAGTGGCCAAAGCTCAAGAGTCGGTCATCAAATGTACCCGAATAGGAGTGGCCGTAATTGGCTTGGAGGTACCTCATGTACATATCCATTTGGTGCCACTTAGGAGTATGGATGACATTAATTTTAGTAGGCCGAAACTTCAGTTGGAGAAATCAGAAATGGAAGAAATAGCCTCAAAAATTAAACTAGCTTTCGATCAAGGGAATTAA
- the greA gene encoding transcription elongation factor GreA: MGSIQYYTEEGLRKLKEELQFLKTKGRTDIAKQIAEARDKGDLSENAEYDAAKDAQGHLELKIAKLENVVGNARVLDNSKVDTSKVGILCTVKIKNVKNGMTVSYTLVSEEEADLKQNKISSASPFGKGLLGKKVGEIAQIQAPAGLVEFEVLEISL, from the coding sequence ATGGGAAGCATACAATATTACACAGAAGAAGGGTTACGGAAGCTCAAAGAAGAGCTTCAGTTCCTGAAAACGAAAGGCAGAACAGACATTGCCAAGCAGATTGCTGAAGCAAGAGATAAAGGTGATCTAAGTGAGAATGCTGAATATGATGCAGCCAAAGATGCACAGGGGCATTTGGAATTGAAGATTGCCAAACTTGAGAATGTCGTTGGTAATGCCAGGGTATTGGATAATTCCAAAGTGGATACTTCTAAAGTAGGAATTCTATGCACAGTGAAGATAAAGAATGTAAAAAATGGTATGACCGTTTCTTATACTTTAGTTTCTGAGGAAGAAGCTGATCTTAAACAAAATAAGATTTCCTCAGCATCACCTTTTGGAAAAGGCCTTTTGGGTAAGAAGGTTGGTGAAATTGCTCAAATTCAAGCACCTGCAGGTTTGGTTGAATTTGAAGTGTTGGAAATTAGCTTATAA
- a CDS encoding 2-hydroxyacid dehydrogenase — MKILIIDQMHESIVPLLEEKGYEAHYRPDIDREGILQILADYEGLVIRSKTPIDRDLLVKGINLKFVARAGAGLDNIDLDYLEQNDIALYSAPEGNRDAVAEHALGMLLALFNHFVQSDSQVRRGVWDREGNRGEELCGKTVGIFGYGNMGAAFAKRLQGFGVKVLAYDKYKKDFGNEFVQECSFETIQEKAEVLSIHVPLTEETRNFFTADIINGFNHPFYLINTARGEVISFDTLIEGLEKGQLKGAALDVLEKEKLQKLTVAEKKSFEQLTGFKQVLFSPHVAGWTKESYYKINQVLVAKIAGQWHG; from the coding sequence ATGAAAATTTTAATCATTGATCAGATGCATGAGAGCATCGTTCCGTTGTTGGAAGAAAAGGGTTACGAGGCACATTATAGGCCGGATATAGATAGAGAGGGTATTCTTCAAATACTAGCCGACTATGAAGGGCTTGTTATTCGTTCTAAAACACCCATTGACAGGGATTTATTGGTAAAAGGGATTAATTTAAAGTTTGTGGCCCGAGCAGGTGCAGGCTTAGACAATATTGATTTGGATTACCTGGAGCAAAATGATATTGCACTTTATTCTGCCCCAGAAGGCAATAGAGATGCGGTTGCTGAACATGCTTTAGGGATGCTTTTGGCTCTTTTCAATCACTTTGTACAGTCTGATAGTCAGGTAAGGCGTGGTGTTTGGGACAGAGAGGGGAATAGAGGGGAAGAGTTATGTGGCAAGACCGTAGGTATTTTTGGCTATGGAAATATGGGGGCTGCTTTTGCAAAGCGGCTTCAAGGCTTTGGTGTTAAAGTACTTGCTTATGACAAATACAAGAAGGATTTTGGGAATGAATTTGTTCAGGAATGTAGCTTTGAAACGATTCAGGAAAAAGCAGAGGTTTTAAGTATTCATGTTCCCTTGACGGAAGAGACTAGAAATTTCTTTACAGCTGATATTATAAACGGATTTAATCATCCATTTTATCTGATTAATACAGCCCGAGGGGAAGTGATTAGTTTTGATACACTCATAGAAGGGCTTGAGAAGGGGCAGTTGAAAGGGGCTGCTTTGGATGTGTTGGAAAAAGAAAAACTCCAGAAGCTAACTGTTGCTGAGAAAAAGTCGTTTGAGCAACTAACTGGCTTCAAACAGGTACTGTTTTCGCCCCATGTAGCAGGGTGGACCAAAGAGTCTTACTACAAAATAAATCAAGTGTTAGTGGCCAAAATAGCAGGTCAATGGCATGGTTAG
- the mgtE gene encoding magnesium transporter, translated as MERIELFELSKEYLEALKENIIGEHVDFIQESMQDANKADVAALLDELEMMEALFVLRALDPDFSADILNELEEDSQYKVIKAMPPEELATLIDHMDSDDAVDILNQLVVNDREAVISHLEAKEKSLYIIELLRYDEDSAGGLMAKEIIKANLNWTVVQTIDEIRRQAENVEKIFSIYVVDNKEKLLGRVALKKLILASSDTKVADLYEDNIISVPTYMEGEEVAEIMRKYDLEAIPVVNVKNKLVGRITVDDILDLIREQADEDIQAMTGISDDVEESDSVYRLSRARLPWLLIGMVGGLLGAGFIGFFEEGLNAVTALAFFIPLITATGGNVGIQSSTLVVQSLANRSVFADSLTKRLLKVLLVAILNGLVLSLFVMATVVFLYDKEVKFGLVVSIALFSVVLLASFMGTLTPIVLDKLGINPAMASGPFITTANDLLGLGVYFMVATLLLNL; from the coding sequence TTGGAAAGAATAGAATTATTTGAGCTGTCTAAGGAGTACTTAGAAGCCCTAAAGGAAAATATAATTGGTGAACATGTAGACTTCATTCAAGAGTCCATGCAAGATGCCAATAAAGCAGATGTTGCTGCATTATTGGATGAGTTGGAAATGATGGAGGCCCTATTTGTCCTAAGAGCCCTCGACCCTGATTTTTCTGCAGATATTCTGAATGAATTAGAAGAGGATTCTCAATACAAAGTTATCAAGGCAATGCCTCCTGAGGAGTTGGCCACGCTGATAGATCACATGGATTCCGATGATGCAGTAGATATACTAAATCAATTGGTAGTAAATGACCGTGAGGCAGTGATAAGCCATCTTGAGGCAAAGGAGAAATCCCTTTACATTATAGAGCTTCTTCGCTACGATGAGGACAGTGCTGGGGGGCTTATGGCAAAGGAGATCATAAAAGCCAACCTGAACTGGACAGTGGTGCAGACCATTGATGAAATTAGAAGGCAGGCGGAAAATGTAGAGAAGATTTTTAGCATTTATGTAGTAGACAATAAGGAAAAGTTGCTTGGTCGGGTAGCTTTGAAAAAGTTGATTTTAGCCTCTTCGGACACTAAAGTTGCTGACCTATATGAAGACAATATAATATCTGTACCCACCTATATGGAAGGAGAGGAAGTGGCTGAAATTATGCGTAAGTATGATTTAGAGGCTATTCCGGTTGTGAATGTTAAAAACAAACTTGTAGGTAGAATTACCGTAGATGATATACTTGATCTGATAAGGGAACAAGCCGACGAGGATATTCAGGCCATGACAGGTATCTCGGATGATGTGGAAGAGTCCGATTCAGTATATAGGCTTTCCAGGGCCAGGTTGCCTTGGCTTTTAATAGGCATGGTAGGGGGGCTTTTGGGAGCTGGGTTTATAGGTTTTTTTGAAGAAGGACTAAATGCCGTTACAGCCTTGGCTTTTTTTATTCCATTGATTACAGCTACAGGGGGGAATGTGGGCATACAGTCTTCTACATTGGTTGTGCAGAGTTTGGCAAATAGGTCCGTATTTGCAGATAGTTTGACCAAACGATTACTTAAAGTGCTATTGGTTGCCATTTTAAATGGGCTGGTACTTTCCTTGTTTGTGATGGCCACTGTGGTATTTCTGTACGATAAGGAAGTCAAGTTTGGATTGGTCGTAAGTATCGCTTTATTTAGTGTGGTTTTGCTGGCTTCATTTATGGGGACATTGACACCTATTGTTTTGGATAAATTGGGGATCAATCCTGCGATGGCTTCAGGCCCCTTTATCACTACCGCCAATGATTTGTTGGGTTTAGGAGTGTATTTTATGGTAGCCACTTTGTTATTGAATCTTTAA
- the rsmA gene encoding 16S rRNA (adenine(1518)-N(6)/adenine(1519)-N(6))-dimethyltransferase RsmA: protein MSKVRAKKHLGQHFLKDLNVAEKIAGSLTGHMETGVVLEIGPGMGVLTDFLLKKNWDLKLIEIDKESITYLNTKYEGENLEIIEGDFLNYDFREKLSGSHAIIGNFPYNISSQIFFKVLERRHLVTEVVGMLQKEVAERMTSKKGNKTYGILSVLLQAYYDVEYLFTVPPEVFDPPPKVNSGVIRIKRNEVDKLDCNEKLFFRLVKQAFSTRRKTLRNALKPMGLSDEFKAMPMLDLRAEQLGVAEFVLLTQQLEASWKE, encoded by the coding sequence ATGAGCAAAGTGAGAGCTAAAAAACATTTGGGCCAACATTTTCTTAAAGACTTAAATGTTGCTGAAAAGATAGCCGGGTCACTTACTGGCCATATGGAGACAGGTGTAGTATTGGAGATTGGGCCAGGTATGGGAGTGCTTACTGATTTCCTATTGAAGAAGAATTGGGATTTAAAACTAATTGAGATTGATAAGGAGTCAATTACTTATTTGAATACTAAATATGAGGGAGAAAACCTTGAAATTATAGAAGGTGATTTCCTGAATTATGATTTCAGGGAAAAACTTAGTGGTTCTCATGCGATCATCGGGAATTTTCCTTATAATATATCCAGTCAGATTTTCTTTAAAGTATTGGAAAGAAGACACCTTGTGACCGAAGTGGTGGGTATGTTGCAAAAGGAAGTAGCGGAGCGAATGACATCAAAAAAAGGGAACAAAACCTATGGTATATTAAGTGTATTGCTTCAAGCTTACTATGATGTGGAATACTTGTTTACAGTCCCCCCAGAAGTATTTGATCCACCGCCCAAGGTCAATAGTGGGGTGATTCGTATAAAACGGAATGAGGTAGATAAGTTGGATTGTAATGAGAAGTTGTTCTTTAGACTTGTCAAGCAGGCCTTTAGTACAAGAAGAAAAACCCTGAGAAATGCACTAAAACCCATGGGGCTTTCAGATGAATTCAAAGCTATGCCTATGTTGGATTTGAGGGCCGAACAGCTTGGGGTGGCTGAATTTGTTTTATTAACCCAACAACTTGAAGCATCTTGGAAAGAATAG
- a CDS encoding septal ring lytic transglycosylase RlpA family protein translates to MKRILALCLVATLGFESLLFAQSPFTSPDSLLVIQEGIASFYGTRFHNRKTANGEVYDMWEFTAAHKHLPFGTLVKVTNQQNGLEAIVRINDRLPKSSKRVIDLSKGVAKHLEMVNDGVVPVKLSLLSEQAVEWVREQYKKVPKDIRLRNFHQEIAFTRDDEELLKIENKAY, encoded by the coding sequence ATGAAAAGAATTTTGGCATTATGCCTTGTTGCTACCTTGGGCTTTGAAAGTCTTCTATTTGCCCAGTCCCCTTTTACTTCCCCAGATTCTCTTTTGGTTATTCAGGAAGGAATTGCAAGTTTTTATGGAACACGTTTTCATAATCGAAAAACGGCTAATGGTGAAGTTTACGATATGTGGGAGTTCACAGCAGCACACAAACACCTGCCATTTGGGACCTTGGTGAAAGTGACCAACCAACAGAATGGTTTAGAGGCAATTGTTCGAATCAATGATCGCTTGCCTAAGAGTTCGAAAAGAGTAATAGACCTCTCTAAAGGTGTCGCAAAGCATTTGGAAATGGTAAACGATGGCGTAGTTCCTGTAAAATTATCCTTATTGAGTGAACAGGCGGTTGAATGGGTAAGGGAGCAATACAAGAAAGTACCTAAGGATATTCGATTGAGAAATTTTCATCAGGAAATAGCTTTTACAAGGGACGATGAAGAGCTCTTGAAAATAGAAAACAAAGCTTATTAA
- a CDS encoding metallophosphoesterase family protein: protein MQIKILHTADWHLGKRLQEASRLEEQKLVLEEITEIANSEDVDLVLIAGDIFDGFNPSHEAIELLYKTLRKLSKNGQRPIVAISGNHDSTQFIEAPDPLAREMGIFFYSRYDSIIPTGKLDSGVEVVASDKGFVSLKLPHLDFPVRILLAPYANEVSLRTYLGEGDRENELRKVLEEKWTGLAKQYCDTKGLNLFLGHFFFVKEGTTPEKEPESERPILHVGGTQALYTSNIPSQIQYAALGHLHRYHATTKSPFPVVYSSSPLAYSFSEAGQEKQVVLITGEPNKPVDYKPIPLKQGRKLERKKFNELDTALKWLEENPNCFVELTYETENSIDAATRKSLLQAHDGIINLIPYIKNLTEDANDELQVEDLDKDMNSLFNMYYKSEKGQLPNEELMSIFREILSQDNKI, encoded by the coding sequence ATGCAAATTAAAATATTACATACAGCTGACTGGCATTTGGGGAAGAGACTTCAGGAGGCTTCCAGGCTTGAGGAACAAAAGCTTGTACTTGAAGAAATCACAGAAATCGCTAATTCTGAAGACGTAGACTTGGTGCTGATTGCCGGGGATATTTTCGATGGATTTAACCCCAGTCATGAGGCCATCGAATTATTGTACAAGACACTTCGTAAGCTCTCGAAAAATGGGCAAAGGCCTATAGTAGCAATTTCAGGAAACCACGATAGCACCCAATTTATAGAAGCACCGGACCCATTGGCAAGGGAGATGGGTATCTTCTTTTATAGTAGGTACGACAGCATAATCCCAACAGGAAAGCTTGACAGTGGTGTGGAAGTTGTCGCTTCGGACAAAGGTTTTGTCTCATTAAAATTACCTCATCTGGATTTCCCAGTACGCATATTATTGGCACCTTATGCCAACGAAGTATCTCTTCGCACCTACTTGGGAGAGGGAGATAGAGAAAATGAGCTCAGAAAGGTGTTGGAAGAAAAATGGACGGGACTAGCTAAGCAATACTGTGACACAAAAGGTTTGAATTTATTTCTGGGTCATTTTTTCTTTGTAAAGGAAGGAACAACACCTGAAAAAGAACCTGAAAGCGAGCGTCCGATATTACACGTAGGAGGTACTCAGGCTTTGTACACCTCCAATATACCTTCACAAATCCAATATGCAGCATTGGGTCATTTGCACAGGTACCATGCTACCACCAAAAGTCCATTTCCAGTGGTGTATTCAAGTTCTCCTTTAGCTTATTCATTTAGTGAAGCTGGTCAGGAAAAACAAGTAGTTCTCATTACTGGTGAACCCAACAAACCCGTAGATTACAAGCCAATCCCTCTTAAGCAAGGGCGAAAACTTGAACGAAAAAAATTCAACGAACTGGATACAGCTTTAAAATGGCTGGAGGAAAACCCCAATTGTTTCGTTGAATTAACTTATGAAACGGAAAACTCCATAGATGCGGCTACTAGAAAAAGCCTTCTCCAAGCTCACGATGGCATTATCAACCTTATTCCTTATATCAAAAACCTGACTGAGGATGCTAATGACGAGTTGCAGGTAGAGGATTTGGACAAAGACATGAATAGCTTGTTTAACATGTATTATAAAAGCGAAAAAGGACAATTGCCAAATGAAGAACTGATGTCCATTTTTAGAGAAATACTTAGTCAAGACAATAAAATATGA
- a CDS encoding SbcC/MukB-like Walker B domain-containing protein → MIPLKLSIKGLYSYKEEQIIDFEKLTAAGMFGIFGAVGSGKSSILEAILLALYGSTERLSDRGEKNSMVNLQSNHLLINFEFSAGKNNSQHFLARYSVKRNAKNFNEIKPAEHTFYLIEGGETTPIQQNAEAIIGMKKEHFKQTVIIPQGKFREFIDLTPGPRAEMMKELFGLERFDLSAKTGGLLKVVKNELIRLETQLEGLGDTSEEILKEKFKLREEFKEAGKKASENLDKTSLQLQSLEALKKKHLQFIDFQSKWDALQSRTQEMEEKKKELKAYTQANNYLRPIWNQIKDCQLELEKASTGIVNCNRFKEAYSDDIRKLELQERELREKAEKRPLREAKIRDLKKVLELQVIIKDLEDAKNKVSSIKPSLIENQGKLAAIEKQLSSLEEELDNSRSQATSTQLAKLTGDIKDWSNLSENKNNLELSLAQINKEIQSIKEREEEITSGIPSQFENLDSWYNWENEQLKSLEAGKEQLIENKALQAHVKSLKTGEPCPLCGSVHHPMPLSTDETEEKVAEFKQRLIASKQTIDKIQKLSRQLYDQNLQKTNQVKLYTEKEQDLKTLNIEFSSLKNDLMADGLKDLDALKERFKKLKGQIEKEESLQKSAREYRKQLESLRLQIENGQQQLKVGEQQTIELTSRLKAKEEEISDKNFSNGYMQSSTETIKQTIATVLKDIEDTANLLDGKQKVLKDKRNDETTNLANLENFKNNKEEAVLKLETLNSKYDELKTKLGQTDQKLLDKLFNSNLDEEKFDREIREYEKECSIVQSHLSSLEAEEGVKNFDQAHFNLLQEEFDSKKAELDAINKKTINLDRDISELKEKLETKKDLAKLLDAMENRATNLKELEQLFKGSGFVKYVSSIYLKELCNTANKRFTQLTKNSLRLEIDANNTFWVVDYLNEGKKRLLKTLSGGQTFQASLCLALALAEKVKSLNQADQSFFFLDEGFGALDRKSLRIVFETLKALRHENRIVGIISHVEELQQEIEVFANIVLDAEKGSQVMYSYQ, encoded by the coding sequence ATGATTCCATTAAAGCTTTCAATTAAAGGACTGTACTCCTACAAGGAAGAACAAATCATTGATTTTGAAAAACTTACTGCTGCAGGAATGTTTGGGATTTTCGGAGCAGTTGGCAGTGGTAAATCTTCCATTTTGGAAGCAATACTATTGGCATTGTATGGCAGTACAGAAAGGCTTTCTGACAGGGGGGAGAAAAACAGCATGGTCAACCTTCAGAGCAATCATTTACTGATCAACTTTGAATTTAGTGCTGGCAAAAACAATAGTCAGCATTTCCTGGCCAGGTATTCGGTAAAGCGAAACGCTAAAAATTTCAATGAAATCAAGCCTGCAGAACACACATTTTATCTAATAGAAGGAGGAGAAACAACCCCAATACAGCAAAATGCCGAAGCTATCATCGGCATGAAAAAGGAGCATTTCAAACAAACGGTAATTATCCCTCAAGGTAAATTCAGGGAATTTATAGACCTCACTCCTGGTCCCAGGGCAGAAATGATGAAGGAATTGTTTGGCCTAGAACGTTTTGATTTATCGGCCAAAACAGGTGGTTTATTGAAGGTAGTAAAGAACGAACTGATTCGATTAGAAACACAATTGGAAGGATTAGGTGATACTTCTGAGGAGATTTTAAAAGAGAAATTTAAATTAAGAGAGGAATTCAAAGAGGCAGGAAAAAAAGCAAGTGAAAACTTAGACAAAACCAGTCTTCAGCTACAGTCCCTTGAGGCCTTGAAAAAGAAGCACCTGCAGTTCATAGATTTTCAATCCAAATGGGATGCTCTTCAATCTCGCACACAGGAGATGGAAGAGAAAAAGAAAGAGCTAAAGGCCTATACTCAAGCAAACAACTACCTGCGCCCAATATGGAACCAGATAAAGGATTGTCAACTGGAATTGGAAAAAGCCTCCACGGGTATAGTCAATTGCAATAGGTTTAAAGAGGCCTATTCTGATGATATCCGCAAATTAGAACTTCAGGAAAGAGAACTAAGAGAAAAAGCAGAAAAAAGACCATTAAGAGAGGCCAAGATCCGAGATCTAAAAAAAGTATTGGAGCTTCAGGTCATCATAAAAGACCTTGAAGACGCAAAAAACAAGGTTTCTTCGATTAAGCCAAGCCTTATTGAAAACCAGGGAAAATTAGCAGCAATAGAAAAACAGCTCTCTTCACTTGAAGAAGAACTGGATAATAGCAGAAGCCAGGCCACAAGTACGCAGCTGGCAAAGCTCACCGGTGACATTAAGGATTGGAGTAACCTTTCGGAAAACAAAAACAACCTTGAGCTGTCCTTAGCCCAGATCAATAAAGAAATTCAGTCCATAAAAGAGCGTGAAGAAGAAATCACCTCAGGAATCCCTAGTCAGTTTGAGAACTTAGATAGTTGGTACAATTGGGAGAATGAGCAACTCAAATCATTAGAGGCAGGGAAAGAACAATTGATTGAGAACAAAGCATTGCAAGCACATGTCAAAAGTTTAAAGACAGGTGAACCCTGTCCTCTTTGTGGTTCTGTTCATCACCCTATGCCGCTTAGCACAGACGAAACTGAAGAAAAAGTAGCCGAATTCAAGCAACGGCTTATAGCCTCAAAGCAGACTATCGATAAAATTCAAAAACTTTCCCGTCAACTCTACGATCAAAACTTACAAAAAACAAATCAAGTCAAACTTTACACTGAGAAGGAACAGGATTTAAAAACTTTAAATATTGAATTCTCTTCCCTTAAAAACGATCTAATGGCAGACGGCCTTAAGGACCTCGATGCCTTAAAAGAAAGGTTCAAAAAGCTTAAAGGTCAAATAGAAAAAGAAGAATCCTTACAAAAGTCTGCCAGAGAATATAGAAAGCAACTGGAGAGCTTAAGGCTTCAAATAGAAAATGGTCAACAGCAACTGAAGGTAGGCGAGCAACAAACAATAGAACTAACCAGCAGATTAAAAGCAAAAGAGGAGGAAATAAGCGACAAAAACTTCAGCAATGGATACATGCAATCCTCCACTGAAACCATCAAACAAACAATAGCCACTGTCCTAAAAGACATTGAGGACACAGCTAATTTATTGGATGGAAAACAAAAAGTCCTGAAAGATAAGCGCAACGATGAAACCACTAACCTTGCTAACCTGGAGAATTTCAAAAACAACAAAGAAGAGGCTGTTTTGAAGCTAGAAACTTTAAACAGTAAATACGATGAATTGAAAACCAAGCTAGGTCAAACCGACCAAAAACTACTCGACAAACTTTTCAATAGCAACCTGGATGAGGAGAAGTTTGACCGGGAGATTAGAGAGTATGAAAAAGAATGTTCTATCGTACAATCCCATTTGAGCTCATTAGAAGCAGAAGAGGGAGTTAAGAACTTTGACCAGGCACATTTCAATTTACTTCAGGAAGAGTTTGATTCAAAGAAAGCCGAGCTAGATGCTATCAATAAAAAAACGATAAATCTGGACCGTGATATTTCTGAGCTAAAAGAAAAACTAGAAACAAAGAAGGACTTGGCCAAGCTACTTGATGCCATGGAAAACAGGGCCACAAATTTAAAAGAATTGGAGCAACTGTTTAAAGGCAGTGGGTTTGTGAAGTATGTAAGCAGTATTTACCTTAAGGAATTGTGCAACACGGCAAATAAAAGATTTACCCAATTGACCAAAAATAGCCTAAGACTGGAAATAGATGCCAACAATACCTTTTGGGTGGTAGATTACCTGAATGAAGGAAAGAAGCGATTGTTAAAAACCTTGTCTGGAGGCCAAACTTTTCAAGCATCATTGTGTTTGGCATTGGCCTTGGCTGAAAAAGTAAAATCCCTCAACCAGGCTGATCAAAGCTTCTTCTTTCTAGATGAAGGTTTTGGGGCCTTGGACAGAAAATCGCTTCGTATAGTATTTGAAACCTTAAAGGCTCTAAGACATGAAAACAGAATTGTGGGTATAATCAGTCATGTTGAAGAACTACAGCAGGAAATCGAAGTTTTCGCCAATATTGTTTTAGACGCTGAAAAAGGCAGTCAGGTCATGTACAGTTATCAATAA
- a CDS encoding glycoside hydrolase family 57 protein, giving the protein MRTICFYFQVHQPFRLKPYRFFEIGDDHDYWDDYSNRNIMNKVAKKCYLPMNQLLLELIRKYDGKFKVCFSLSGTVLDQMEAYAPEVLHSFQELVATGHVELLNETYGHSLCALKSETEFKDMVSLHQEKIQHHFNGYKPKVFRNTELIYSDDIGKMVADMGFEGILSEGAKHILGWKSPNFVYVNAIEPKLKVLLKNFRLSDDIAFRFGEKTWTDYPLTTDKFIGWINQVPKEDEVINLFMDYETFGEHQWKETGIFDFMRNLPEAILSQTDFNFSTPSEVIGNASPVGQIDVPIPISWADEERDLTAWLGNDLQDEAFDRLFELEKQVKNANDPDIYKDWRYLQTSDHFYYMCTKFFSDGDIHAYFSPYESPYEAFINYMNVLSDFILRLKKAEKAKV; this is encoded by the coding sequence ATGAGAACCATTTGTTTTTATTTTCAAGTACATCAACCCTTCAGATTGAAACCCTATCGCTTTTTTGAAATTGGGGACGATCATGATTATTGGGATGATTACTCGAACAGAAACATCATGAATAAGGTAGCTAAAAAATGTTACCTTCCGATGAACCAACTGTTGTTGGAATTGATCAGGAAATATGATGGTAAGTTTAAGGTATGCTTTTCGTTGTCTGGGACTGTTCTCGACCAGATGGAGGCTTATGCGCCGGAAGTATTGCATAGCTTTCAGGAGCTGGTAGCTACTGGTCATGTTGAATTACTCAACGAAACCTATGGGCACTCACTTTGTGCACTTAAAAGTGAAACTGAGTTTAAAGACATGGTAAGTCTGCATCAGGAAAAAATTCAACATCACTTTAATGGGTACAAACCAAAAGTGTTTAGGAATACTGAGTTGATTTATTCAGATGATATTGGGAAAATGGTAGCTGATATGGGCTTTGAAGGCATCCTTTCAGAAGGCGCCAAACATATCCTTGGCTGGAAAAGCCCCAATTTTGTATATGTAAATGCAATAGAACCTAAACTGAAGGTTTTGCTTAAAAATTTCAGATTAAGTGATGATATCGCTTTTAGGTTTGGAGAAAAAACATGGACAGACTACCCACTTACTACTGATAAATTTATCGGCTGGATAAACCAGGTACCAAAGGAGGATGAAGTCATTAACCTGTTTATGGATTATGAAACATTCGGTGAACACCAATGGAAAGAGACAGGGATTTTTGATTTTATGAGAAACCTTCCTGAAGCAATTCTTAGCCAGACAGATTTCAATTTTTCTACCCCGTCTGAAGTAATAGGGAATGCCTCCCCAGTAGGACAAATAGATGTGCCTATTCCTATTTCATGGGCTGATGAAGAGCGAGATTTGACCGCTTGGTTAGGCAATGATCTTCAGGATGAGGCTTTTGACAGGCTTTTCGAATTGGAAAAGCAAGTTAAAAACGCAAATGATCCTGATATCTATAAGGACTGGCGCTACTTGCAGACCAGTGATCATTTCTATTATATGTGTACGAAATTTTTCTCCGACGGAGATATTCACGCTTATTTTAGCCCTTACGAGAGCCCATATGAAGCGTTTATAAATTACATGAATGTACTCAGTGATTTTATTTTGAGATTAAAGAAAGCAGAAAAAGCGAAGGTGTAA